From one Phaeobacter sp. G2 genomic stretch:
- a CDS encoding glucose 1-dehydrogenase, whose protein sequence is MRGLSGKRVIVTGGGSGIGRAVCGRFGEEGAEVAVFDLNKDGAEETVRLITEAGGKAQAFKVDITDHAQVDKAVAEFEAGGPIDALVNNAGWDVIKPFLDTDVDLWKKVIDINLYGPLNMHHAVLPGMVKNGGGRVVNIASDAGRVGSSGEAVYSACKGGIISFTKTVARELARKGIQLNAVAPGPTDTPLFAQVAQGEAGEKIAEGLKRAIPMKRLAQPTDYPGIICFLSSDDAGFITGQVISVSGGLSMHG, encoded by the coding sequence ATGCGAGGGTTGAGTGGGAAACGGGTCATCGTGACCGGCGGCGGCAGCGGCATTGGTCGCGCGGTTTGCGGACGGTTCGGCGAAGAAGGTGCCGAAGTCGCCGTTTTCGATCTGAACAAGGATGGGGCGGAAGAAACTGTCCGACTGATCACCGAGGCTGGCGGAAAGGCGCAGGCCTTCAAGGTAGATATCACCGACCACGCCCAGGTCGACAAGGCGGTGGCCGAATTCGAGGCCGGAGGCCCGATCGATGCGCTGGTGAACAACGCCGGCTGGGACGTGATTAAACCGTTCCTCGATACAGATGTCGATCTCTGGAAAAAGGTCATCGACATCAATCTATACGGTCCGCTGAACATGCACCACGCGGTGCTTCCGGGCATGGTGAAGAACGGTGGTGGCCGCGTTGTCAATATCGCGTCCGACGCTGGTCGCGTCGGGTCATCGGGCGAGGCTGTCTATTCGGCCTGCAAGGGCGGCATCATATCGTTCACCAAGACTGTAGCGCGCGAACTTGCACGCAAAGGTATTCAATTGAACGCCGTCGCCCCCGGCCCGACCGATACGCCGCTGTTCGCACAGGTTGCCCAGGGCGAAGCTGGTGAAAAAATTGCCGAAGGTCTCAAGCGGGCAATTCCGATGAAGCGCCTGGCGCAGCCGACAGATTACCCTGGCATCATCTGCTTCCTGTCGTCGGATGACGCCGGATTCATCACCGGCCAGGTGATATCGGTTTCGGGCGGCTTGTCCATGCACGGTTAA